From Alkalibaculum bacchi, a single genomic window includes:
- a CDS encoding accessory gene regulator ArgB-like protein: MMNIQDQLAKKICSELNLDEEQYEIIRYGAFAIMQISLCIIAVAVFGLLFGVMLQALIVSFSTSILRQYSGGAHASRPGSCAVIGTAVSIGLALFVKYIGNFMNVNTMLIVESISFLIAFYIINKYAPVDSKAKPIKSEAKRKKMRKRSFLIATSYLVLSIVFLLLYQYTKNVNFYIFILDISGGMLFQIFSLTIIGRSVLAKIDQGLTRIMYRG; encoded by the coding sequence ATGATGAATATACAGGATCAACTGGCGAAGAAAATATGTAGTGAACTTAATCTGGATGAAGAGCAGTATGAGATTATTCGTTATGGAGCATTTGCTATCATGCAAATTTCCCTTTGTATTATAGCGGTAGCTGTTTTTGGGTTGTTATTTGGGGTTATGCTTCAAGCTCTTATCGTTTCTTTTTCTACTAGCATTCTAAGGCAGTATTCAGGTGGGGCTCATGCTAGCAGACCTGGAAGTTGTGCTGTGATTGGAACTGCAGTAAGTATAGGTTTGGCTTTATTCGTGAAGTACATAGGAAATTTTATGAATGTAAATACCATGCTTATTGTTGAGAGCATCAGCTTTTTGATTGCCTTTTATATAATCAATAAGTATGCACCTGTAGATAGTAAAGCCAAGCCTATTAAATCAGAAGCTAAACGAAAGAAAATGAGAAAAAGATCTTTTCTCATTGCTACATCATACCTTGTTCTTAGTATTGTTTTTTTGTTATTGTATCAGTATACAAAGAATGTAAATTTCTACATATTTATTTTAGATATATCTGGAGGAATGTTATTTCAAATTTTTTCTCTTACAATAATTGGACGAAGTGTTTTGGCAAAAATAGATCAAGGCTTGACTCGTATTATGTATAGGGGGTGA
- a CDS encoding cyclic lactone autoinducer peptide produces the protein MKKKIFSMASVVLTMVAVLFAGSACWWGFYQPEEPKSLSDK, from the coding sequence TTGAAAAAGAAAATATTTTCAATGGCATCTGTAGTATTAACTATGGTAGCTGTTTTATTTGCTGGTTCAGCATGCTGGTGGGGCTTCTATCAGCCAGAAGAACCAAAATCTCTATCTGATAAATAG
- a CDS encoding diguanylate cyclase → MSEFYINKNTKIHQILSIVKLGSILFLSLTMLNAYFELNNLNVYSRDSYFLFLCSTITILTVSILYFIWLFVFVKKLNRKHYIIASTIEHFFLLFIFSLIILFSGAYESNYKISFLFIVITSTIQLGMKCGLTIVAVSSCFLLGMDLIMVPDHLISEYFSNDIIICAIFFFTAWPLGYYNKLEKEHIEALEGLVNIDDLTGVYNHRFFQQSVNESIIRAEKENQAVSLLFIDIDYFKDYNDLYGHIQGDKLLATLSSIIKRCVRSKDIVARYGGDEFAIILPDTCEEDAIPIGERIRKSIDNTYFEGQENLRNKKITASIGVSTYPHKANTKDELIKSADDALYRAKFFNRNRVEVYSSILEELKEDIQEEHIDIISSIKTLIGIINAKDKYTYGHTERVVIYCDTMAEELDLSEEDKKTLKYGAYLHDIGKIEIPQEILNKKMKLTDEEWEYIKKHPMDGAEIMKQVPSLEQIGILVLHHHEKYDGSGYPKGLKGKQIPYLVRILAIADSFDAMTSSRPYQTRKSHEEAFKELRRCKGTQFDPELVEVFIRALQKTPNH, encoded by the coding sequence ATGAGTGAGTTTTATATAAATAAGAATACCAAAATTCATCAAATTTTGTCCATCGTTAAGTTGGGGAGTATTCTATTCTTAAGTTTGACTATGTTAAATGCCTATTTTGAATTGAATAATCTAAACGTTTACTCTAGAGATAGCTATTTTTTGTTTTTATGTTCAACTATTACTATACTCACTGTATCTATATTATATTTTATATGGTTATTTGTCTTTGTTAAAAAGCTAAATAGAAAACATTATATTATTGCTAGTACCATAGAGCATTTTTTTCTTCTTTTTATCTTTTCGCTTATTATTCTCTTCTCTGGAGCTTATGAAAGCAATTATAAAATTTCTTTTTTATTTATTGTTATTACTTCCACTATACAGTTAGGTATGAAGTGTGGTTTAACTATAGTAGCAGTATCATCATGCTTTCTATTAGGAATGGATTTGATAATGGTACCAGACCATCTGATTAGCGAATATTTCAGTAATGATATTATAATCTGTGCAATCTTTTTCTTTACGGCTTGGCCCTTAGGATATTACAATAAGTTGGAAAAAGAGCATATTGAAGCATTAGAAGGTTTGGTTAATATAGATGATTTGACAGGTGTTTATAATCATCGTTTTTTTCAACAGTCCGTAAATGAATCCATTATTAGAGCGGAAAAAGAAAACCAAGCTGTTTCACTGCTATTTATAGATATCGATTATTTCAAAGATTACAACGACCTCTATGGTCATATACAAGGGGATAAATTGCTTGCTACATTGTCTAGTATTATAAAAAGATGCGTAAGAAGTAAGGATATTGTCGCTAGGTACGGTGGAGATGAGTTTGCTATTATCTTACCAGATACATGTGAAGAAGACGCCATTCCAATAGGTGAAAGAATTAGAAAATCTATTGACAATACGTACTTTGAAGGACAGGAGAATCTGCGGAATAAAAAAATTACAGCATCCATAGGTGTATCTACATACCCTCATAAAGCAAATACAAAAGATGAATTAATAAAAAGTGCAGATGATGCATTATATCGAGCAAAATTTTTTAATCGAAATCGAGTTGAAGTATATTCATCTATTTTAGAAGAGCTTAAAGAAGACATACAGGAAGAGCATATAGATATAATAAGTTCCATAAAAACCTTAATTGGTATTATTAATGCAAAAGACAAGTATACATATGGGCATACAGAAAGAGTGGTTATTTACTGTGATACAATGGCCGAAGAATTAGACTTATCAGAAGAAGATAAGAAAACACTAAAATATGGTGCTTACCTTCATGATATTGGAAAAATTGAGATACCACAAGAAATCTTGAACAAGAAAATGAAACTCACAGATGAAGAGTGGGAGTATATAAAGAAGCACCCAATGGATGGTGCAGAAATCATGAAACAGGTTCCATCACTTGAACAAATTGGGATATTGGTTTTACATCATCATGAGAAATACGATGGAAGTGGATATCCTAAGGGTCTTAAAGGAAAACAAATACCCTATTTGGTTCGGATTTTGGCTATTGCAGATAGCTTTGATGCAATGACATCAAGCAGACCTTATCAAACTCGAAAAAGCCATGAAGAAGCCTTTAAAGAATTGAGAAGGTGCAAAGGAACTCAGTTTGATCCAGAATTAGTGGAAGTATTTATCAGAGCATTGCAAAAAACACCTAATCATTAG
- a CDS encoding flavocytochrome c, giving the protein MKKNLKFISYLLFIAILATTFFGCQGADKKGKFTAGTYEGTGEGHGGTITAKVTVTADEITEIKIDAPHETESIGGSAKEKVIESVLSSQSLAIDTLSGATESSTGMIAAITAALEKSGADMKALQDPNAGESSEEVQKDMDVDVVIVGAGGAGMSAAVEAANAGKSVVIVEKMPIIGGNTNYATGGMNAAETPYQEAAGIKDTKQTFYDDTMKGGKDKNNPELLRTLVDNAPDAVEWLNDLGADLKRVTLSGGATNPRIHTPEDGSPVGPVVVQVLSKKLEEQNVEIMLETTAEKIIEKDGAVAGIQATDKSGNSFNINAKAVILATGGFGANSQMVEKYRPDLKGFSTTNHKGATGDGIVMAQEVGADLTDIEEIQIHPTTDPETGYLFTEGLRGDGAILVNLDGKRFTDELLTRDVVSANILKQKNGIAYLIVNEAMREENASLAGYIEDDYAVQGETIKDLAKTLKIDEATLENTLKTYTAYVKAGKDEEFERAHLTQTLEEGPYYALEVTPGIHHTMGGVKIDTKAHIINTEGQAIKGLYAAGEVTGGVHGGNRIGGNAVADIIVFGRIAGQTAASELQ; this is encoded by the coding sequence ATGAAAAAAAACTTAAAATTTATCAGCTATCTACTATTTATTGCAATTCTGGCAACCACGTTCTTTGGATGTCAAGGTGCAGATAAAAAAGGAAAATTTACTGCTGGTACTTATGAAGGAACAGGAGAAGGTCACGGGGGTACTATTACCGCAAAGGTTACCGTTACAGCAGATGAAATTACCGAAATCAAAATCGACGCTCCACATGAAACAGAAAGCATTGGTGGTAGCGCAAAAGAGAAAGTAATTGAAAGCGTACTTTCAAGCCAAAGCCTGGCGATTGACACCCTTAGCGGTGCAACGGAATCTAGTACAGGCATGATTGCGGCCATTACTGCAGCCCTTGAAAAATCAGGCGCAGATATGAAAGCATTGCAAGATCCTAATGCAGGTGAATCAAGTGAAGAAGTTCAAAAAGACATGGACGTAGATGTAGTAATCGTGGGAGCTGGTGGAGCTGGAATGAGCGCTGCTGTAGAAGCAGCGAACGCAGGAAAATCCGTGGTTATCGTTGAAAAAATGCCTATTATTGGTGGCAATACAAATTACGCAACTGGTGGTATGAATGCAGCAGAGACACCTTATCAAGAAGCTGCCGGAATCAAAGACACCAAACAAACCTTCTATGATGATACTATGAAAGGTGGAAAAGACAAGAACAACCCAGAGCTCCTTAGAACTTTAGTAGACAATGCTCCTGATGCAGTGGAATGGTTAAATGATTTAGGAGCTGATTTAAAACGAGTTACTTTATCAGGAGGAGCTACAAATCCAAGAATCCATACTCCTGAAGACGGTTCTCCTGTAGGACCAGTAGTTGTACAGGTTTTATCTAAAAAATTAGAAGAACAAAATGTAGAGATTATGTTAGAAACAACAGCAGAAAAAATCATCGAAAAAGATGGCGCAGTTGCTGGAATACAAGCTACAGACAAAAGTGGAAACTCGTTTAATATCAATGCAAAAGCAGTAATCCTTGCAACTGGAGGTTTTGGCGCTAATAGTCAAATGGTAGAAAAATACCGCCCTGATTTAAAAGGCTTCTCAACTACAAATCATAAGGGCGCAACAGGCGATGGAATCGTTATGGCACAAGAAGTAGGAGCCGATTTAACAGATATTGAAGAAATTCAAATCCATCCTACTACAGATCCAGAAACAGGATACTTGTTCACAGAGGGCTTAAGAGGTGATGGAGCGATATTAGTAAATCTTGATGGAAAGCGATTTACTGATGAACTCCTTACACGAGATGTGGTTTCAGCTAATATTTTGAAACAAAAGAACGGAATTGCCTATCTGATTGTTAATGAAGCAATGCGAGAAGAAAACGCTTCTTTAGCTGGATATATTGAAGATGACTATGCTGTGCAAGGAGAAACCATCAAAGATTTAGCAAAAACTTTAAAAATTGACGAAGCAACTCTTGAAAACACCTTAAAAACCTATACAGCTTATGTTAAGGCTGGTAAAGACGAAGAATTTGAAAGAGCCCATCTAACTCAAACCCTTGAGGAGGGTCCATACTACGCATTAGAAGTAACGCCTGGTATTCACCACACAATGGGTGGCGTAAAAATTGATACAAAAGCTCATATTATCAATACAGAGGGGCAAGCTATCAAAGGATTGTACGCAGCTGGTGAAGTCACTGGTGGAGTTCACGGAGGAAATCGTATAGGTGGTAATGCAGTAGCCGATATCATCGTATTCGGTCGCATCGCTGGACAAACAGCAGCAAGTGAGCTGCAATAA
- a CDS encoding CpsB/CapC family capsule biosynthesis tyrosine phosphatase, with the protein MIDFHCDILFPESSTPENLKKTIELAKAASKVGFTKLVAAPRFTYQKDFVSTYDYDLKRCEYLNSLLRENNVNVQIFLGSEIDFSSEVIDCLKRKEIATINDTQYILVRFYENCSFYTMIDSVFKLQMAGYRVILSQIEKYHFIIEDPDIARELAVRDILFQMDVRSIEGHHGSTIKKTAKALLKSNRIHILGTHASKPDDYSQARSSLSKIQKIVGKESYQEITTNVESILTNKLIVPSDFTGVKKSRRRVFSLR; encoded by the coding sequence ATGATAGATTTTCACTGCGATATCTTATTTCCAGAAAGCTCTACACCTGAAAACCTCAAAAAGACAATAGAGCTTGCTAAGGCTGCGAGTAAAGTTGGATTTACAAAACTCGTTGCCGCTCCTAGGTTTACATATCAAAAGGATTTTGTTTCTACATATGATTATGATTTAAAAAGGTGTGAATATTTAAACAGCCTCCTCAGAGAAAATAATGTAAATGTACAGATCTTTTTAGGCAGTGAAATCGATTTTTCATCAGAAGTAATCGATTGTTTAAAGAGAAAAGAAATTGCTACTATTAATGATACCCAGTACATATTAGTGCGATTCTATGAAAACTGCAGTTTTTATACTATGATTGACAGTGTGTTTAAATTGCAGATGGCAGGATATAGGGTAATTTTAAGTCAAATAGAAAAGTATCATTTTATAATAGAAGATCCTGATATTGCAAGAGAGCTTGCTGTGAGGGATATCTTATTTCAAATGGATGTAAGAAGCATAGAAGGGCATCACGGTAGTACAATCAAAAAGACAGCAAAAGCATTACTTAAATCTAATAGAATACATATCTTAGGAACTCATGCGAGTAAGCCTGATGATTACAGCCAGGCGAGAAGTAGTCTTAGTAAAATACAAAAGATAGTAGGTAAGGAAAGTTATCAAGAGATTACAACAAATGTGGAATCAATACTCACGAATAAGCTTATTGTTCCATCCGATTTTACAGGAGTCAAAAAATCAAGAAGGCGTGTGTTTAGCCTCAGATGA